From the genome of Flavobacterium luteolum, one region includes:
- a CDS encoding chalcone isomerase family protein has product MKKILLLLTMLLSLQFSTVSAQTQIDVNGVTVPRKIDFQGKSLQLNGAGGRSKMWLEVYVQALYLSQLTQDPQFIIDSDTEMAVRIEITSSMVSSNKLTKAMNTGFEKSAGANLEQLRPRIEQLKSYLSDAITEKDVFILAYNPLDQNVYISKNEVLKGKIPGFDFKKALFGIWLSDKPVDETLKKHLLGQ; this is encoded by the coding sequence TCAGCGCAAACCCAAATTGATGTTAATGGTGTAACCGTACCTAGAAAAATAGATTTTCAAGGCAAATCATTACAATTAAATGGAGCAGGTGGAAGATCAAAAATGTGGTTGGAAGTTTATGTTCAGGCATTGTATTTATCTCAATTGACTCAAGACCCACAATTCATTATTGACAGTGATACTGAAATGGCGGTTCGAATAGAAATTACTTCTTCTATGGTTTCTTCAAACAAATTGACAAAAGCTATGAACACAGGTTTTGAAAAATCTGCGGGTGCAAATCTTGAGCAGTTACGTCCAAGAATCGAGCAGTTAAAAAGTTATCTAAGCGATGCCATTACAGAAAAAGATGTTTTCATTTTAGCATATAACCCTTTAGATCAAAATGTTTACATAAGTAAAAATGAAGTTTTAAAAGGAAAAATCCCTGGATTCGATTTCAAAAAAGCATTATTCGGAATCTGGCTTTCTGACAAACCAGTAGACGAAACTTTGAAAAAACACTTATTAGGACAATAG